A window of the Lactuca sativa cultivar Salinas chromosome 5, Lsat_Salinas_v11, whole genome shotgun sequence genome harbors these coding sequences:
- the LOC111880394 gene encoding uncharacterized protein LOC111880394 isoform X1, with protein sequence MTPASSSASTALPGCKRTSLRINPKTLRIPVSGSSCHINLLLSISNSKCLFKTNSKMRIPKTLTLSFCFSFLYSSPSRCPQFPSLVPDLGLCSSRRFFTTKRSQGSFQSRASYKMDIPSDGAISETQLQSPNGSEKSQGSCLWASPNGGQKIEIGKHIFCNRAVNMKNIVAVGFDMDYTLAQYKPETFESLAYNGTVKKLVTNLGYPNELLDWSFDWTYMVRGLVLDKKRGNILKMDRHKYVKVAYHGFRLLSKDEKVATYGNTLVRDAFDEPDYALIDTLFSLAEAYLFAQLVDFKDNNPGKISEEKDYFRMYRDVRAAVDLCHRDGTLKQMVANDPKRYINEDNSLVPMLQMLRSSGFAVFLVTNSLWDYTNVVMNFLCGPQKVNGSSLLTLDWLQHFDVVITGSAKPKFFHDENRANLFAVDTDSGMLINTDNGSPMAQVGASSVEVPDQQIPDKGYRVFQGGNVGHLHKLLNVESSSQVLYVGDHIYGDILRSKKVLGWRTMLVVPELEKEVKLLWSLRDTRKHLILLRSERDQIEDQIHHLKWSLQCECMEANEMEKMSSKLELLEAQCERVRVTHQEAQKVFHEKFHMVWGQLMKTGYQNSRFAHQVERFACLYTSQVGNLALYSPSKYYRPSEDFMPHEFDLLSL encoded by the exons ATGACTCCTGCATCATCATCGGCATCAACAGCGCTGCCAGGTTGCAAACGAACCTCGCTACGAATCAACCCAAAAACTCTGCGGATTCCCGTATCGGGTTCATCTTGTCACATTAATCTACTCTTATCGATATCCAATTCCAAATGTCTTTTTAAGACCAATAGTAAGATGCGTATTCCCAAGACACTCACCCTTTCATTTTGCTTCTCATTTCTATACTCTTCCCCTTCTCGTTGTCCCCAATTTCCTTCTTTGGTTCCAGATTTAGGTCTCTGTTCTTCCAGGCGATTCTTCACTACCAAAAGGTCTCAAG GCAGTTTTCAATCAAGAGCAAGTTATAAAATGGATATCCCTAGTGATGGAGCTATATCAGAGACACAATTACAGAGCCCTAATGGAAGTGAAAAATCTCAAGGTTCATGTCTATGGGCATCTCCTAATGGAGGCCAAAAGATTGAAATTGGGAAACATATTTTTTGTAACAGAGCTGTGAATATGAAAAACATAGTTGCTGTTGGATTTGATATGGATTATACACTTGCACAATACAAGCCTGAAACTTTTGAGTCCCTTGCATATAATGGCACAGTGAAAAAGTTAGTCACTAACTTGGGATACCCTAATGAG TTGCTTGATTGGTCTTTTGATTGGACTTACATGGTGAGAGGATTGGTACTTGATAAAAAGAGAGGAAATATATTGAAG ATGGACAGACATAAATATGTGAAAGTGGCATATCATGGATTTAGGTTATTGTCAAAAGATGAAAAAGTTGCTACATATGGCAACACTTTGGTTCGTGATGCATTTGATGAGCCTGATTATGCACTCATTGATACCCTTTTCTCATTGGCTGAAGCTTATTTATTTGCTCAGCTTGTTGACTTTAAGGATAATAATCCAGGAAAAATCTCAGAAGAAAAAGA CTATTTTCGAATGTACAGAGATGTGAGGGCTGCTGTGGATCTCTGTCATCGTGATGGAACTTTGAAGCAGATGGTTGCAAATGATCCCAAAAG GTACATCAATGAAGACAACTCATTAGTCCCAATGCTACAGATGCTTAGAAGTTCTGGTTTTGCTGTATTCTTAGTGACAAAcag TCTTTGGGACTACACAAATGTTGTGATGAATTTTCTATGTGGGCCCCAAAAAGTCAACGGAAGCTCTTTGTTGACTCTTGACTGGCTCCAACACTTTGATGTTGTCATAACTGGCAG TGCAAAGCCGAAGTTTTTTCATGATGAAAACCGTGCTAATCTTTTTGCGGTGGACACTGATTCAGGGATGCTTATCAATACTGATAATGGTAGTCCTATGGCTCAG GTTGGAGCCTCTTCTGTGGAAGTGCCAGATCAGCAGATCCCAGATAAAGGGTACAGAGTGTTTCAG GGAGGCAATGTTGGCCATCTGCATAAGCTGCTGAATGTTGAATCAAGTTCACAG GTTCTTTATGTTGGAGATCATATATATGGTGATATTTTGCGTAGCAAAAAAGTCCTAG GTTGGAGGACAATGCTTGTGGTTCCAGAACTTGAAAAGGAAGTTAAACTTCTTTGGTCCTTACGAGACACTCGTAag CATCTTATATTGCTGAGGAGTGAGCGAGATCAAATTGAAGATCAAATCCATCATTTAAAATGGTCCCTCCA GTGTGAGTGTATGGAAGCTAATGAAATGGAAAAGATGTCATCAAAGCTTGAATTGCTTGAG GCACAATGTGAACGTGTTCGTGTAACACATCAAGAGGCCCAAAAAGTTTTTCATGAAAAG TTTCACATGGTGTGGGGCCAGCTAATGAAAACTGGGTACCAAAACTCACGATTTGCTCATCAAGTGGAACGATTTGCGTGTCTTTACACAAGTCAAGTTGGGAATTTGGCCTTGTATTCTCCATCTAAATACTATAGGCCAAGTGAAGACTTTATGCCACATGAGTTTGACCTCCTTTCTCTTTAA
- the LOC111880394 gene encoding uncharacterized protein LOC111880394 isoform X2, with translation MDIPSDGAISETQLQSPNGSEKSQGSCLWASPNGGQKIEIGKHIFCNRAVNMKNIVAVGFDMDYTLAQYKPETFESLAYNGTVKKLVTNLGYPNELLDWSFDWTYMVRGLVLDKKRGNILKMDRHKYVKVAYHGFRLLSKDEKVATYGNTLVRDAFDEPDYALIDTLFSLAEAYLFAQLVDFKDNNPGKISEEKDYFRMYRDVRAAVDLCHRDGTLKQMVANDPKRYINEDNSLVPMLQMLRSSGFAVFLVTNSLWDYTNVVMNFLCGPQKVNGSSLLTLDWLQHFDVVITGSAKPKFFHDENRANLFAVDTDSGMLINTDNGSPMAQVGASSVEVPDQQIPDKGYRVFQGGNVGHLHKLLNVESSSQVLYVGDHIYGDILRSKKVLGWRTMLVVPELEKEVKLLWSLRDTRKHLILLRSERDQIEDQIHHLKWSLQCECMEANEMEKMSSKLELLEAQCERVRVTHQEAQKVFHEKFHMVWGQLMKTGYQNSRFAHQVERFACLYTSQVGNLALYSPSKYYRPSEDFMPHEFDLLSL, from the exons ATGGATATCCCTAGTGATGGAGCTATATCAGAGACACAATTACAGAGCCCTAATGGAAGTGAAAAATCTCAAGGTTCATGTCTATGGGCATCTCCTAATGGAGGCCAAAAGATTGAAATTGGGAAACATATTTTTTGTAACAGAGCTGTGAATATGAAAAACATAGTTGCTGTTGGATTTGATATGGATTATACACTTGCACAATACAAGCCTGAAACTTTTGAGTCCCTTGCATATAATGGCACAGTGAAAAAGTTAGTCACTAACTTGGGATACCCTAATGAG TTGCTTGATTGGTCTTTTGATTGGACTTACATGGTGAGAGGATTGGTACTTGATAAAAAGAGAGGAAATATATTGAAG ATGGACAGACATAAATATGTGAAAGTGGCATATCATGGATTTAGGTTATTGTCAAAAGATGAAAAAGTTGCTACATATGGCAACACTTTGGTTCGTGATGCATTTGATGAGCCTGATTATGCACTCATTGATACCCTTTTCTCATTGGCTGAAGCTTATTTATTTGCTCAGCTTGTTGACTTTAAGGATAATAATCCAGGAAAAATCTCAGAAGAAAAAGA CTATTTTCGAATGTACAGAGATGTGAGGGCTGCTGTGGATCTCTGTCATCGTGATGGAACTTTGAAGCAGATGGTTGCAAATGATCCCAAAAG GTACATCAATGAAGACAACTCATTAGTCCCAATGCTACAGATGCTTAGAAGTTCTGGTTTTGCTGTATTCTTAGTGACAAAcag TCTTTGGGACTACACAAATGTTGTGATGAATTTTCTATGTGGGCCCCAAAAAGTCAACGGAAGCTCTTTGTTGACTCTTGACTGGCTCCAACACTTTGATGTTGTCATAACTGGCAG TGCAAAGCCGAAGTTTTTTCATGATGAAAACCGTGCTAATCTTTTTGCGGTGGACACTGATTCAGGGATGCTTATCAATACTGATAATGGTAGTCCTATGGCTCAG GTTGGAGCCTCTTCTGTGGAAGTGCCAGATCAGCAGATCCCAGATAAAGGGTACAGAGTGTTTCAG GGAGGCAATGTTGGCCATCTGCATAAGCTGCTGAATGTTGAATCAAGTTCACAG GTTCTTTATGTTGGAGATCATATATATGGTGATATTTTGCGTAGCAAAAAAGTCCTAG GTTGGAGGACAATGCTTGTGGTTCCAGAACTTGAAAAGGAAGTTAAACTTCTTTGGTCCTTACGAGACACTCGTAag CATCTTATATTGCTGAGGAGTGAGCGAGATCAAATTGAAGATCAAATCCATCATTTAAAATGGTCCCTCCA GTGTGAGTGTATGGAAGCTAATGAAATGGAAAAGATGTCATCAAAGCTTGAATTGCTTGAG GCACAATGTGAACGTGTTCGTGTAACACATCAAGAGGCCCAAAAAGTTTTTCATGAAAAG TTTCACATGGTGTGGGGCCAGCTAATGAAAACTGGGTACCAAAACTCACGATTTGCTCATCAAGTGGAACGATTTGCGTGTCTTTACACAAGTCAAGTTGGGAATTTGGCCTTGTATTCTCCATCTAAATACTATAGGCCAAGTGAAGACTTTATGCCACATGAGTTTGACCTCCTTTCTCTTTAA